In one window of Spartinivicinus marinus DNA:
- a CDS encoding GGDEF domain-containing response regulator, whose translation MNILIAEDTPSIRLLLAKVVSKAGHIPYLAENGCQVLEFMQCTAIDMVLMDINMPKMGGLETTRRIREEYDSWLPIIFITASTDDDEYAEALTIGGDGILVKPIKPALVSAQVKAMERIVRSQQELNKINAKLEAMSKQDVLTGVANRSGLYEAVQRELKRSKRRKSPLCLMMIDVDYFKQYNDTYGHLAGDECLQQVAQTVKHQLKRSVDMIARFGGEEFVVLLPDTNLEGGRQIGENLLNAIRQVKIPHEGSPIAEFLTVSAGLVANECAIQDYQLNDLLDQADAALYKAKAKGRNCLVSMADKLNSKSPTTQAGF comes from the coding sequence TTGAATATTCTAATTGCTGAAGATACTCCCTCAATTAGACTGCTTTTAGCTAAAGTCGTTAGCAAAGCAGGGCATATTCCTTATTTGGCAGAAAATGGCTGTCAAGTTTTAGAGTTTATGCAATGTACAGCCATTGATATGGTCTTGATGGATATTAATATGCCCAAAATGGGCGGCTTGGAAACCACACGGCGAATTCGTGAAGAATATGACAGCTGGTTACCTATTATTTTCATTACCGCTAGCACAGATGATGATGAGTATGCAGAGGCATTGACGATAGGTGGTGATGGTATATTGGTTAAGCCTATTAAGCCCGCTTTGGTTTCTGCACAAGTTAAGGCAATGGAGCGTATTGTTCGTTCCCAGCAAGAACTGAATAAAATTAATGCCAAGCTGGAAGCAATGAGTAAGCAAGATGTACTTACAGGTGTTGCTAATCGGAGTGGGTTATATGAAGCAGTACAAAGAGAGTTAAAACGATCTAAGCGTCGAAAAAGCCCGTTATGCTTAATGATGATTGATGTAGACTATTTTAAGCAATATAACGATACCTACGGCCATTTGGCTGGTGATGAATGCTTGCAGCAAGTAGCTCAAACCGTAAAGCATCAATTAAAGCGCTCTGTAGACATGATTGCTCGTTTTGGTGGGGAAGAATTTGTAGTGTTGTTGCCTGATACAAACTTAGAGGGTGGCAGGCAAATAGGAGAAAACTTACTTAATGCTATTCGCCAGGTGAAGATTCCTCATGAAGGCAGCCCAATTGCAGAGTTTTTAACAGTAAGTGCTGGGTTGGTAGCTAATGAATGTGCCATTCAAGACTATCAGCTTAATGACCTACTCGACCAGGCAGATGCAGCCCTCTATAAAGCCAAAGCAAAGGGGCGAAACTGTTTGGTGAGTATGGCGGACAAGCTGAATAGCAAATCTCCTACAACACAAGCTGGCTTTTAG
- a CDS encoding GNAT family N-acetyltransferase, whose protein sequence is MFKQLNTKRLTGVPLNLSLVDQRLSAIQQSAPLVGKWLYWCNPNYSAATNKEWVEFCIAQQQLKTEFNFAFIGKKNQEYIGEARISGINFPHGFANLSYWVNASHLKQGYASEIITAAAQFCFEELNLIRVEIVVDIDNHASIKTAKKVGGQFEGRLRHRSRTSGQPRDSYMFGLFPDTLHAEIEAV, encoded by the coding sequence ATGTTTAAACAGCTTAATACCAAACGCCTGACAGGAGTACCACTCAACTTATCTTTAGTTGACCAACGACTTTCTGCTATTCAGCAGTCAGCACCTCTTGTTGGTAAATGGTTATATTGGTGCAACCCTAATTACTCTGCAGCCACTAACAAAGAGTGGGTTGAATTCTGTATTGCTCAACAACAACTTAAGACAGAGTTCAACTTTGCTTTTATTGGCAAAAAAAACCAAGAATATATTGGTGAAGCTAGAATCAGCGGTATTAACTTTCCCCATGGTTTTGCTAATCTAAGCTATTGGGTTAACGCTAGTCACCTAAAACAAGGTTATGCCTCTGAAATAATTACTGCTGCTGCCCAGTTTTGCTTTGAAGAGCTTAATTTGATTCGAGTAGAAATTGTTGTTGATATTGATAATCACGCCAGTATTAAAACGGCTAAAAAGGTGGGAGGTCAATTTGAAGGCAGGTTACGTCATCGCAGTAGAACTTCAGGCCAACCACGCGATTCTTATATGTTTGGTCTATTTCCTGACACATTACATGCTGAAATAGAAGCGGTATAA
- the grxC gene encoding glutaredoxin 3 encodes MSNITIYSSAYCPFCIRALRLLDSKQVPYQLVSVDGKPAVRRKMAEKAGRTSVPQIWIGKRHVGGCDELYALEREGKLDPLIAETH; translated from the coding sequence ATGAGTAACATAACCATTTACAGCTCAGCTTATTGCCCTTTTTGCATCCGGGCGCTGCGCTTATTGGATAGCAAGCAAGTGCCTTATCAACTGGTTAGTGTGGATGGTAAACCGGCGGTACGTAGGAAAATGGCTGAAAAAGCAGGGCGTACCTCAGTACCACAAATTTGGATTGGTAAGCGGCATGTGGGTGGTTGTGATGAGCTGTATGCCTTAGAACGTGAAGGTAAGCTTGATCCTCTGATTGCTGAAACCCATTAG
- the trmL gene encoding tRNA (uridine(34)/cytosine(34)/5-carboxymethylaminomethyluridine(34)-2'-O)-methyltransferase TrmL has translation MLHIVLFEPEIPPNTGNIIRLCANTGYQLHLIEPLGFDLDDKKLRRAGLDYSEFAKVAVHESLSAFCQSVNYNRLFAISTKGSTLHTSAQYEPNDALLFGPETRGLPSNVLQNEVKPEHIIRLPMKPNSRSMNLSNCAAVMIYESWRQLGFKGGE, from the coding sequence ATGCTCCATATTGTGCTATTTGAGCCTGAAATTCCTCCTAATACAGGCAATATCATCCGCCTATGTGCGAATACTGGTTATCAGTTGCATTTAATAGAACCTTTAGGGTTTGATTTAGATGATAAAAAACTACGTCGAGCAGGCTTGGATTATTCAGAGTTTGCAAAAGTGGCAGTACACGAATCTCTCTCTGCATTCTGTCAATCGGTTAACTATAACCGCTTATTTGCTATTAGCACTAAAGGCTCTACCCTCCATACCTCAGCTCAATATGAGCCTAATGATGCATTATTATTTGGCCCAGAAACCCGTGGACTACCCAGTAATGTTTTACAAAATGAGGTAAAACCCGAACATATTATACGACTACCCATGAAGCCCAACAGCCGTAGTATGAACTTATCTAACTGTGCTGCAGTGATGATTTATGAAAGCTGGCGGCAACTAGGATTTAAAGGTGGGGAATAA
- a CDS encoding alkaline phosphatase — translation MKLTVKRIICKYLLSGWCFIPMITIAQPVISDNWFEAGQQAVAKAVHQQPNTSIARNVILFVGDGMGISTVTAARILDGQLKGKTGEENLLAFERLPYVGLSKTYNTNQQTADSAGTMTAMMTGVKTLAGVISVNQQVARGDCETAKRNKVMTLLEQAEQAEMATGIVTTARITHATPAATYAHSPERGWEDDDDMPSSAKRAGCKDIARQLIEFPYGNGLEVALGGGRRSFLPDNQVDPEEPNKTGAREDGRNLTVEWLTKYNNAQYVWNEQQFMSIKAANVDHLLGLFNRSHMAFEADRNDDKGGEPSLSEMTAKAIEILQKNENGFFLMVEGGRIDHGHHAGNAYRALHDTIEFSKAVATAIKMTDARETLVIVTADHSHVFTMGGYPTRGNPILGKVVGNNSKGQPNKSPTLAADGLPYTTLGYYSGQGAANDQSGQRQPGRMNIVNVNTKSKNYFQEVLLPMSSETHGGEDVAIYASGPWAHLFHGVHEQNYIYHVMAHAAKLNDQQTAQQQQSR, via the coding sequence ATGAAATTAACAGTGAAACGGATTATCTGTAAGTACTTACTTTCTGGTTGGTGTTTTATTCCAATGATAACTATTGCTCAACCAGTTATATCAGATAACTGGTTTGAAGCTGGTCAGCAAGCGGTAGCAAAAGCAGTTCACCAACAACCAAATACTTCAATTGCTCGCAATGTTATTTTGTTTGTTGGTGATGGTATGGGCATATCAACAGTCACAGCTGCCAGAATTCTAGATGGCCAATTAAAGGGTAAAACAGGAGAAGAGAACTTATTAGCATTTGAAAGGTTGCCTTATGTTGGTTTATCAAAAACCTATAATACCAATCAACAAACGGCTGATTCAGCAGGAACAATGACTGCTATGATGACAGGGGTAAAAACCCTAGCAGGTGTTATTTCAGTTAATCAACAAGTGGCGCGTGGTGATTGTGAGACAGCTAAAAGAAATAAAGTAATGACTTTATTGGAGCAAGCTGAGCAAGCAGAAATGGCTACAGGTATTGTGACAACAGCTCGAATTACTCATGCAACACCTGCTGCTACTTATGCCCATAGCCCTGAACGGGGGTGGGAGGATGATGACGATATGCCTTCGTCCGCAAAGCGAGCTGGTTGTAAAGATATTGCTAGGCAGTTAATTGAGTTCCCGTATGGTAATGGGTTGGAAGTAGCATTAGGAGGCGGACGCAGAAGCTTTTTGCCAGATAACCAGGTTGATCCTGAAGAACCAAATAAAACTGGGGCACGAGAAGATGGACGGAATTTAACTGTTGAATGGTTAACGAAATATAATAATGCCCAGTATGTTTGGAATGAGCAACAGTTTATGTCTATTAAGGCGGCAAATGTCGATCATTTATTAGGGTTATTCAATCGCTCGCACATGGCTTTTGAAGCAGATAGAAATGATGATAAAGGAGGAGAGCCATCGTTATCAGAAATGACTGCTAAAGCCATTGAAATTTTACAAAAAAATGAGAATGGCTTTTTTCTAATGGTTGAAGGAGGGCGAATCGACCATGGACATCATGCAGGAAATGCCTACCGCGCATTGCATGACACAATTGAATTTTCAAAAGCGGTTGCTACAGCCATTAAAATGACTGACGCACGTGAAACTTTGGTAATTGTTACCGCTGATCATAGCCATGTTTTTACCATGGGAGGTTATCCTACACGAGGCAATCCAATTTTAGGTAAAGTTGTTGGTAATAATAGCAAAGGGCAGCCTAATAAATCGCCTACTCTAGCCGCAGATGGATTACCCTATACAACATTAGGATATTACAGTGGCCAGGGTGCTGCTAACGATCAATCTGGGCAGCGTCAACCTGGTCGAATGAATATTGTTAATGTTAATACTAAATCGAAAAACTATTTTCAGGAGGTGCTGTTGCCAATGTCCTCAGAAACCCATGGTGGTGAAGATGTAGCTATATATGCTTCAGGCCCTTGGGCGCATTTATTTCATGGTGTCCATGAGCAAAATTATATTTACCATGTAATGGCTCATGCAGCTAAGTTGAATGACCAACAGACAGCTCAACAACAGCAGTCTCGTTAA
- a CDS encoding flagellar brake protein — protein MFQWLRRQREEKAPSYDGNNLQVLSKLCQEHSFIDVQPVDTNQNFRSIILQLYPEENYLLIDELYPNPPEKLLEPGNLLNISCHDQGFRTRFQSNFLGYENFDNMPAYRLSMPIDLQHGQRRLNFRVSIPAEDFIRVSLTGFGPVTASGRIIDLSSSGICLKLMGPPPDGLHRDGLVGNCIFKSTDEEHIKSKLFVTHLEFNRKPITHTIVGGRFMNMEPPIQKKLDRFIAKLQREQRRQSLAANDSHPI, from the coding sequence ATGTTTCAGTGGCTTCGCAGACAACGAGAGGAAAAAGCTCCTTCATATGATGGTAATAATCTACAGGTGCTATCTAAACTATGTCAGGAACACAGTTTTATCGATGTTCAACCTGTAGATACTAACCAAAATTTTCGAAGTATAATTCTACAATTATACCCTGAAGAAAATTATTTATTAATTGACGAGCTATACCCTAATCCTCCAGAGAAATTACTGGAGCCAGGTAATTTATTAAACATTAGTTGCCATGACCAAGGCTTTCGTACCCGTTTTCAGTCGAATTTTTTAGGCTATGAAAACTTTGACAACATGCCTGCTTATCGCCTTTCAATGCCTATTGATTTGCAACATGGGCAGAGAAGATTGAACTTTAGAGTAAGTATTCCCGCTGAAGACTTTATTCGTGTAAGCCTTACAGGGTTTGGGCCTGTTACAGCCTCTGGACGTATTATTGACTTATCTAGCAGTGGTATCTGTTTAAAATTAATGGGTCCACCTCCTGATGGCTTGCATCGAGATGGCCTTGTTGGTAATTGCATTTTTAAATCAACAGATGAAGAGCATATTAAAAGTAAGCTCTTTGTTACCCATTTAGAGTTTAATCGTAAGCCAATCACTCACACTATAGTGGGAGGACGGTTTATGAATATGGAACCTCCTATTCAGAAAAAGCTCGATCGGTTTATTGCCAAATTACAACGTGAACAAAGACGGCAATCTCTGGCTGCAAATGACAGCCACCCTATTTAA
- the secB gene encoding protein-export chaperone SecB — protein MAENQQNQAAGEENQPQFALQRIYVKDLSFESPKAPEIFTKEWQPQVNLDLNTQNTQLEEGVFEVVLSLTVTVTNNEETAFVVEVQQAGVFLVKGLDDASLHQTLGAFCPNILFPYARECIDSLVLRGSFPPIMLAPVNFDALYAQALQQREQQQQPETIQ, from the coding sequence ATGGCTGAAAATCAACAAAATCAGGCAGCTGGCGAAGAGAACCAACCTCAGTTTGCATTACAGCGGATCTATGTGAAGGACCTTTCATTTGAGTCGCCCAAAGCGCCTGAGATATTCACGAAAGAATGGCAGCCACAGGTTAACTTAGATCTGAATACCCAGAACACTCAACTTGAAGAAGGGGTATTTGAGGTAGTTTTATCTCTAACAGTAACTGTTACTAACAATGAAGAAACAGCATTTGTTGTTGAAGTGCAACAAGCTGGCGTCTTTTTAGTAAAAGGCTTAGATGACGCTTCATTGCATCAAACCTTGGGTGCTTTTTGCCCTAATATTTTGTTCCCTTATGCTCGTGAGTGTATTGATAGCTTGGTCTTACGTGGCAGCTTCCCTCCAATTATGTTGGCGCCAGTTAATTTTGATGCGCTATATGCTCAAGCTCTGCAACAACGTGAACAACAGCAGCAGCCAGAAACTATTCAATAA
- a CDS encoding rhodanese-like domain-containing protein, with translation MEKLIEFVVNHPYLVTAFLALLAALIYTEGRKAGATINTSQLTSAVNNKDAIVVDVRDGKEFQAGHIVNAINIPSTKFAERMKELEKHKDKPIIIVDKMGQQGSAAGKALKAAGFEQVLRLQGGMQTWTSENLPVIK, from the coding sequence ATGGAGAAATTGATAGAGTTTGTTGTCAACCATCCATACTTGGTTACTGCATTTTTAGCTCTACTAGCGGCTTTAATTTATACCGAAGGGCGTAAAGCAGGTGCAACAATAAACACCAGCCAGCTAACTTCTGCAGTAAACAACAAAGATGCAATAGTGGTAGATGTCCGAGATGGTAAGGAATTTCAAGCGGGGCATATTGTTAATGCTATCAATATTCCATCTACCAAGTTTGCTGAACGGATGAAAGAGCTAGAAAAGCACAAGGACAAGCCCATTATTATCGTTGATAAAATGGGACAACAAGGTAGTGCCGCTGGTAAAGCGTTGAAAGCTGCTGGCTTTGAGCAAGTGCTTAGGTTGCAAGGTGGTATGCAAACCTGGACAAGTGAAAACCTGCCTGTAATAAAGTAA